The Phyllopteryx taeniolatus isolate TA_2022b chromosome 19, UOR_Ptae_1.2, whole genome shotgun sequence genome includes the window TGCTGTTTTGCGTCCACTCTGCAGCTGCACCGTCCTCATCAAGCTTACCAAGTGGTCACGTCTGCCTTGAGCCGGTCCTCTTTAAAGTCCTATTCGGGATTGACGCAGCCTTAGCCAAATCACCGGTTATCTTTTGCGGTCTGCTGGACGGCCGTCTGTGTTTCGCCGCTCAACGTCTACCAGGATCACAGCTCAGAGTCCTTCACAGCCTCGAGCAACCTGTTGTGTTTGTCGGTGCCTCTGCTGGGACTCGAACAGATCCTGCAGAATGTTTGGTTGCGCTGGGCGAACAAGGTAAAGTTGTGCTGGTCACATCCAAGCAAGCAGGACCGGAAGGAGGAGGCATCGTAGCTGCTTTTACCGAGGTGTGTGTGCCCGGACCTGTGGTGTGTGCCTGTCTTGATAAACGCTGCCTGTACTACAGCACTGGTTCGGACCTGCTGGTACTGGATCTGTCACAGGCCTCCACCGGAGGATCCGAGGCGGCAATGGGGCAGGCAGGGTCTCAGAAAAGTGCTTCTGCGCCTCAGAATGTCAtcagtttaaatgtgtgtaGAGTCATTGCCttgacaaaacatgcatggaacaCCGATGGTAAGAAAATTTGGTAAATTATGAAGTTTGACATCAAATTGAATGTCTTAGCTTCTCAGAGGGACGGTCAAATTCGGTTCACCTGGgttttatagtgcattttagggttATCATGAAATATCCcttactttttgtgagtagtgaaTCGCAAggaatattgcttttttttaattattattgtaatgaTCCATCAGTCTGTAGATTATTTTACTACTATTCGATGCGTcagttaaaaaatgttttataaattcaatccttttattaaaaaaatgggacattatttcaaattgacattgcagaaaatgcacaaacaaaattCAGTTACTAGTTTTGTCCGTAATGTCAGAAAACAGACTAAAATGCAAAAAAGCAGATggttgtaaatgttttatttagattaaacacaaagctaaTCAGTCTATtgtcatggaggactacagaaatatgAGCTAagttactgttgagaggctgaaataaaTAGACTTCTGACAATTTTAAATTCTCTAAACGATTGATCGATCAAAATAGTTCTCGAtgaatttgataatcaattagttgttgattaatcgatcAGTTTTTGCACCTCTACATTTTAGTCgtgtttttatgaaaaatatgttACAACCCAAAATCCATGATGTGTCTAGCGACCTGCAAATGCAATAGTCTAAtaaatattgtatgtatgtattttttcttaTAGTTATGTACTTAGCTACTAATGACAGCTATGCACAGTGACTGAACATGCTCGAAAATAAGAGTTCAGAAGTGCTTGACTTTGACTGCGGATAggcataataattgattaattgttttttaagaattgtGTGCAATCGATGGTTGATTTATCGTGCCTGGAAGCAAGAGGCAAAATGAAGTGCGTGACTTGGAAGAAGGGAAACATGATATCAGCGGTGGGAGGTTGAGCTACATCCACGCAGGCTTTATTCTGCTCAACACATTTATctaaacaggagttcagaacattcagagtgAGATTTCTTCCATCCCTCTAAAAATAATagttaaaaacaatcaattaattgattaaatttCCCCATAGTCGATCAAGGACTTCCCTAGTTTAAACCCCATATCTCATAAGTTcttgattatttctatttggtGTATCTGTGTCCTTTTTCAAACCGAACTGAGAGAACAGCTCTTTCTGTACCAGGTAGAGTTCAGCTGCTGGGACTGTCCTGCAGGGGGCAGCTCCAGAGGATTAGTTTGCCTGTTGGGTTGCAAGATGGCGGTTCGTCTCAGCCTCCTTCTTCACATGTTGGTCGCAGCATCAGAGATGTCCTGTCAGCTATTGGAGACGTTTATGAAAGGTACGCCTTCGGTATGTCTTTTTTGACAATTATCCAATTGAATCCGGGACTGTACCGAGTAAACTAGTAACAACTGACTCATCTACTCATACCTGATTTTAAAGCCATTCTTTAGTTCATTTTGTCcatattgtgtttgtttaaatacattttcaaacaaagaagtgtgttttaataagctaAAGTGGGTTTTAAGACTAGGCCTGTAAAGTGCGGTAAACTCCAGGGGGATTCATTTGAAAAGAGACAGCtcatagtttgtagtttgggctaaaaatgtatcatttgtGACACCattctttgaagttttctgaTACACCTTataggtttgaatgtgtttaTAGCATGCGGGAGGGGGTAACactatatggggggggggggggggggggaaatctctGTCGTGGGTTTAcacctattgcaggtgggtTTGGAACGTATCAAATCCATTGTGTTACTCTATGTAGGCAAACCtatgtaaaatgtgtcattaacAAATCGAGCTAACTTGAAATGGATTGATTTTTCCTTTAGATCATCAGTGCTGAAAGCGTCAATCAAATCCAGAAACCAAACACTTAAACACTTGAATCAGGTGCTCAACATCAGCTTCTTATTGAACACCGAAGCAGACGGCAGGACGCTCGCGCCCGTTCAGGATAAACCAATTCGTTGTCACGCCACTACCAGCTGGAGCACATTGCTTCAGAAAGACTCTTTGAACTTGAAATGCGTTCTGGATAATGGAAGTTCTTATGTTCTGGAGCGAGGATGGACACTAAACATCACAGCGTTCCCTATGTGCGACTCCCCCGAGGGGGAAAGCTGCTCCAAACATTATTCATTCCCATTCCATAATCTTCACCCAGGGGAGAAACTGGAGATTTCCGTGCCACTGGCTACAGCAGGAGACTTGTCGGTCCCTTGTAGTGTTTCCTGCTCTCTCACTTTCTCATTTTCAGGTCTCCTCGGAGAGGAGGCAGTGACAGAACTGCCACAGGGTGGTCTTGTCAGTTTGCCGTTGAACACACTGATGGTGGATTGGTTACACGTTCTGCGGGTGCTCAGTCCAGCAGACGCAAAGAGAAACGCCACATCTCAACCTTA containing:
- the faap100 gene encoding Fanconi anemia core complex-associated protein 100 isoform X1; its protein translation is MEGRCVVETLTEFGFSSESCSLRVGADVFLSTGSDEVYVFSDQNRELKAIILFPGPVRDLVVNEDKQTLYVACCSGVYCIGLSSLPSRVQSSRPSSIVPHMKISGEHLVIREEGVLALLLVNSVLLNLRLTKTSWLLTRYKIAEESILGSYERLGSFNAPVVSDSGHHITDERSERRPVLFCVHSAAAPSSSSLPSGHVCLEPVLFKVLFGIDAALAKSPVIFCGLLDGRLCFAAQRLPGSQLRVLHSLEQPVVFVGASAGTRTDPAECLVALGEQGKVVLVTSKQAGPEGGGIVAAFTEVCVPGPVVCACLDKRCLYYSTGSDLLVLDLSQASTGGSEAAMGQAGSQKSASAPQNVISLNVCRVIALTKHAWNTDGRVQLLGLSCRGQLQRISLPVGLQDGGSSQPPSSHVGRSIRDVLSAIGDVYERSSVLKASIKSRNQTLKHLNQVLNISFLLNTEADGRTLAPVQDKPIRCHATTSWSTLLQKDSLNLKCVLDNGSSYVLERGWTLNITAFPMCDSPEGESCSKHYSFPFHNLHPGEKLEISVPLATAGDLSVPCSVSCSLTFSFSGLLGEEAVTELPQGGLVSLPLNTLMVDWLHVLRVLSPADAKRNATSQPYDVTVADTIRAFLKSRCGVERDAGNEQHSATIKVSSQLLRDMLKPSEGGPEESEAVSPNVCISLLDWLLCEGHGGVKMQGDKMALTSPVVHARAPNGHTIKLTAKEVNLAQDRAVEREEPLVIVEVQIESSSLADVCGMHHAVLRRVQNLLQKAPDKPSSTIQMQSLCVREALQRAEKLLRQLQQSRISCTFGEGVSMGKVTSCLLNVYEELRGNENSLLII
- the faap100 gene encoding Fanconi anemia core complex-associated protein 100 isoform X2 translates to MEGRCVVETLTEFGFSSESCSLRVGADVFLSTGSDEVYVFSDQNRELKAIILFPGPVRDLVVNEDKQTLYVACCSGVYCIGLSSLPSRVQSSRPSSIVPHMKISGEHLVIREEGVLALLLVNSVLLNLRLTKTSWLLTRYKIAEESILGSYERLGSFNAPVVSDSGHHITDERSERRPVLFCVHSAAAPSSSSLPSGHVCLEPVLFKVLFGIDAALAKSPVIFCGLLDGRLCFAAQRLPGSQLRVLHSLEQPVVFVGASAGTRTDPAECLVALGEQGKVVLVTSKQAGPEGGGIVAAFTEVTGSDLLVLDLSQASTGGSEAAMGQAGSQKSASAPQNVISLNVCRVIALTKHAWNTDGRVQLLGLSCRGQLQRISLPVGLQDGGSSQPPSSHVGRSIRDVLSAIGDVYERSSVLKASIKSRNQTLKHLNQVLNISFLLNTEADGRTLAPVQDKPIRCHATTSWSTLLQKDSLNLKCVLDNGSSYVLERGWTLNITAFPMCDSPEGESCSKHYSFPFHNLHPGEKLEISVPLATAGDLSVPCSVSCSLTFSFSGLLGEEAVTELPQGGLVSLPLNTLMVDWLHVLRVLSPADAKRNATSQPYDVTVADTIRAFLKSRCGVERDAGNEQHSATIKVSSQLLRDMLKPSEGGPEESEAVSPNVCISLLDWLLCEGHGGVKMQGDKMALTSPVVHARAPNGHTIKLTAKEVNLAQDRAVEREEPLVIVEVQIESSSLADVCGMHHAVLRRVQNLLQKAPDKPSSTIQMQSLCVREALQRAEKLLRQLQQSRISCTFGEGVSMGKVTSCLLNVYEELRGNENSLLII